The Shewanella mangrovisoli genome has a window encoding:
- the secB gene encoding protein-export chaperone SecB, whose product MAEVANNEQQAPQFNIQRVYTKDVSFETPNSPAVFQKEWSPEVKLDLDTRSAKLADDVYEVVLSLTVTAQNAGETAFLCEVQQAGIFSIAGLTEPQLAHSLGAYCPNILFPYAREAVGSLVGRGTFPQLNLAPVNFDALFAQYVQQRQAAAAAPAAEEANA is encoded by the coding sequence ATGGCTGAAGTAGCAAACAACGAACAACAAGCCCCACAATTCAACATCCAACGTGTTTACACTAAAGATGTTTCTTTCGAAACACCTAACAGCCCAGCTGTATTCCAAAAAGAATGGAGTCCAGAAGTTAAGTTAGATTTAGACACTCGCAGCGCTAAATTAGCCGACGACGTATACGAAGTGGTTCTGTCTTTGACTGTGACTGCACAAAACGCTGGCGAAACTGCATTCCTGTGTGAAGTACAACAAGCGGGTATCTTCTCAATCGCAGGTCTGACTGAGCCACAACTGGCTCACTCATTAGGTGCATACTGCCCTAACATCCTATTCCCATATGCGCGTGAAGCTGTAGGTAGCTTAGTGGGTCGTGGTACTTTCCCACAACTGAACTTAGCACCAGTAAACTTCGACGCTCTGTTCGCACAATACGTGCAACAACGTCAAGCCGCCGCAGCTGCACCAGCAGCCGAAGAAGCTAACGCTTAA